From the genome of Cytobacillus luteolus, one region includes:
- a CDS encoding DUF2515 domain-containing protein, with amino-acid sequence MNSYSDYTEEEQEIIRYIIEETDRNNIDNVSRTTSYAKFYDSNKEIRWSFLASMVSRNAGWNMTDLEGTWFPKALNKTTRNTLFMTYELANWLIFSDAYPQLLLYEMSKKQNKPLFDLLKAFSVSSFMENHWNEYWLTRNGEKLITAQIINEQNVIQEPVINHPFYKNKVFKSFIFKFQDWLHFSSVLFPTVQGELYGFSVHDFRKLRSRIELGKKLAWLLFHEYYYPRFYLFSKKTIHTGSRHDYEQYFSQPKQRDTPFLRTVYPIIKHKSQYQDDWFNNQKEVKNWFKPVSKINTKELCLTDWYLHKQHQLHVGISIENLFKKK; translated from the coding sequence ATGAACTCCTATAGTGACTACACGGAAGAAGAACAAGAGATCATTAGATATATTATAGAAGAAACAGATAGGAACAATATTGATAATGTCTCTAGGACAACAAGCTATGCAAAGTTTTATGATAGTAATAAGGAGATTCGTTGGTCGTTTTTAGCAAGCATGGTATCTAGAAATGCAGGTTGGAATATGACAGATCTAGAAGGCACATGGTTCCCAAAAGCTTTAAATAAAACCACTAGAAATACGTTATTTATGACCTATGAACTAGCAAATTGGCTTATTTTCTCAGATGCCTATCCACAGCTCTTATTATATGAAATGTCTAAAAAGCAAAACAAACCGTTATTTGATTTATTAAAGGCATTTTCAGTTTCTTCATTTATGGAAAATCACTGGAATGAATATTGGCTGACTAGAAATGGAGAGAAACTAATAACTGCTCAAATTATTAATGAACAAAATGTTATTCAAGAACCTGTAATTAATCATCCGTTCTACAAAAACAAAGTTTTTAAATCCTTTATTTTTAAATTTCAAGATTGGTTACACTTTAGCTCGGTATTGTTTCCAACCGTACAAGGGGAGTTGTATGGTTTTTCAGTTCATGATTTTCGCAAACTTCGGAGTAGGATTGAATTAGGTAAAAAACTAGCATGGTTGCTATTTCATGAATATTACTATCCTCGATTTTATTTGTTTTCAAAAAAAACAATTCATACTGGGTCACGGCATGATTATGAGCAGTATTTTTCACAACCAAAACAACGTGATACACCTTTTCTTAGAACCGTCTATCCAATAATTAAGCATAAATCCCAGTACCAAGATGACTGGTTCAATAATCAAAAGGAGGTGAAAAATTGGTTTAAACCCGTTAGTAAAATTAATACCAAAGAATTGTGCTTAACAGATTGGTATTTACATAAACAGCACCAACTGCATGTTGGAATAAGCATTGAAAATCTTTTTAAGAAAAAGTAA
- the recU gene encoding Holliday junction resolvase RecU encodes MTFRYPNGKLYQPKKISTTPHLKQQVYSNRGMTLEEDLNESNKYYLEKQIAVIHKKPTPIQIVNVDFPKRSAAVIKEAYFKQASTTDYNGIYKGRYIDFEAKETRNKTALPLQNFHQHQIDHMRAVVEQQGICFVILRFAAVDEIYLLEAVHLLQFWERQLQGGRKSIAKNEIEALGHIISIGMAPRIDYVKVIDKLYYQ; translated from the coding sequence ATGACTTTTCGCTATCCGAATGGTAAGCTGTACCAGCCTAAGAAAATCAGCACCACACCTCATCTTAAACAACAAGTTTATAGCAACCGTGGGATGACACTTGAAGAGGACTTAAATGAATCGAATAAATATTACCTAGAAAAGCAAATAGCGGTAATACATAAAAAACCTACACCTATTCAAATTGTAAATGTTGATTTTCCAAAAAGAAGTGCAGCAGTAATAAAAGAGGCTTACTTTAAACAAGCTTCTACCACTGACTATAACGGAATTTATAAAGGTCGTTATATTGATTTCGAAGCTAAAGAAACTAGGAATAAAACGGCATTGCCATTACAAAACTTTCATCAGCATCAAATTGATCACATGAGAGCTGTCGTAGAGCAACAAGGAATTTGTTTTGTCATTTTACGTTTTGCAGCAGTGGATGAAATCTACTTATTAGAAGCAGTCCATCTTTTGCAGTTTTGGGAGAGACAACTCCAAGGTGGCCGAAAATCAATCGCTAAAAATGAAATTGAGGCATTAGGTCATATTATTTCTATAGGGATGGCACCTAGAATCGACTATGTAAAGGTTATTGATAAGTTATACTATCAATGA